ATAAGAATTTTAGAAGGGTGAGAGGTTTTGCCGCAGTTATTGAGAGAAACAGCACGTTTAAGGAAAAATGGGCAGTAGATCCCAGAGAATTAAGACTTTTCCTTTTCAGCCATGGATATGTTACCAATGGTAAAGAAAGAAATGAAATGCTGCAAAAAGCCGCCGAACATTTTGATGCGGACATGGAAACGGTGAAAAAGGATTTTTGGGCTGATAAGGAAGAAAATTATATCCTAGTAAAACCACTATACCTTGAGACAAGCGAATTGTTGAAAAGATATAACCTATCGCTTTTGCAAACCCTTCTTTTTGATGCATTGGGGTTAAGGATAATAGTAGGTGGCAATTATCAGCGGATATTTGGTATGATAAAATATTTGGGTCTGATGTATGAGGCTGAAAATGCTGTGGATGGACAAACTATCATAAGGGTGACAGGCCCAGCTTCTTTATTCAAAAAAACAAAGAAATATGGGACATCTCTTGCAAGACTTGTACCGCACGTTATCCGAGCAGGCCAATGGAGAATGCAGGCTAAGGTTGAAACAACCGTTGCAGGAGAAAAACGGATTTATGATTTTGAAATGGATGATTCCAATGGCGATGTATTGCCAGAATATGTGGAAGAAGAATCTTTTGACAGCGAGGTTGAAAGGGAGTTTGCTGCTCATTTTCGTTCCGTTAGCCAGGACTGGAATCTTCTGAGAGAACCATCTGTCTTAACATCTGGTCCATTTGTTATGATTCCCGATTTTTGTTTTGAGAGACGTGGAAGAAAATTGTATATGGAAATCGTTGGTTTTTGGACACCAGAATATTTGAAAAAGAAGATTTCCAAAGTGAACAACATAGACGAAAAAATATTTTTAGCTGTGGACAAAAATCTGGAGTGCACAGGAAGCGAATTTAAAGGAAAAAATGTTGATGTGATATTTTATGACAAGAAGATTCCCATAATGGAGGTTGTAAAGCGTCTGCATAAAATAGAAGAAGGGCAAGATAAAGATGAATTAAGAAAATTGGAGAAGAATGGGTTAAATGAATTGGAAGAAAAAGGAAGAAAGAAAGATGTTGTTTTGTTGCAGGAAATCGCTGATAAAAAGAATATTGGAGTCAATGCTGTAAGGGGTTATTTGGAAAAACATAGAATGGATTGGGTTTTAGTTGGAAACAAGATAGTTAAACCCCATGTTATAGAAGAAATCAAGCATAAG
The DNA window shown above is from Candidatus Thermoplasmatota archaeon and carries:
- a CDS encoding DUF790 family protein, translating into MLSKALLMVKKHKPNISPDFAIDEEMLMGKVRECYRPGEILGNIREELNGLETYKNFRRVRGFAAVIERNSTFKEKWAVDPRELRLFLFSHGYVTNGKERNEMLQKAAEHFDADMETVKKDFWADKEENYILVKPLYLETSELLKRYNLSLLQTLLFDALGLRIIVGGNYQRIFGMIKYLGLMYEAENAVDGQTIIRVTGPASLFKKTKKYGTSLARLVPHVIRAGQWRMQAKVETTVAGEKRIYDFEMDDSNGDVLPEYVEEESFDSEVEREFAAHFRSVSQDWNLLREPSVLTSGPFVMIPDFCFERRGRKLYMEIVGFWTPEYLKKKISKVNNIDEKIFLAVDKNLECTGSEFKGKNVDVIFYDKKIPIMEVVKRLHKIEEGQDKDELRKLEKNGLNELEEKGRKKDVVLLQEIADKKNIGVNAVRGYLEKHRMDWVLVGNKIVKPHVIEEIKHKIDEIDDRKVSNVEEVLRSYNLGLEALEKMGYHVIWSSLNPDDAEVRHN